One genomic segment of Bos javanicus breed banteng chromosome 23, ARS-OSU_banteng_1.0, whole genome shotgun sequence includes these proteins:
- the ABCF1 gene encoding ATP-binding cassette sub-family F member 1 isoform X2 — protein MPKGPKQQPPEPEWIGDGETTSPTDKVVKKGKKDKKTKKTFFEELAVEDKQAGEEEKVLKEKEQQQQQQQQQQQQKKKRDTRKGRRKKDVDDDGEEKELMERLKKLSVPASDEEDEVPAPVPRGGKKTKGGNVFAALIQDQSEDEEEEEEKHPPKPAKPEKNRINKAVSQEQQPGLKGKKTKEEKSKGKAKPQNKFAALESEEEEEDEEEVTKEKEPPKQGKEKAKKAEQGSEEGEEEEEEGESKADDPYAHLSKKEKKKLKKQMEYERQVASLKAANAAENDFSVSQAEVSSRQAMLENASDIKLEKFSISAHGKELFVNADLYIVAGRRYGLVGPNGKGKTTLLKHIANRALSIPPNIDVLLCEQEVVADETPAVQAVLRADTKRLKLLEEERRLQGQLEQGDDTAAERLEKVYEELRATGAAAAEAKARRILAGLGFDPEMQNRPTQKFSGGWRMRVSLARALFMEPTLLMLDEPTNHLDLNAVIWLNNYLQGWRKTLLIVSHDQGFLDDVCTDIIHLDAQRLHYYRGNYMTFKKMYQQKQKELLKQYEKQEKKLKELKAGGKSTKQAEKQTKEALTRKQQKCRRKNQDEESQEAPELLKRPKEYTVRFTFPDPPPLSPPVLGLHGVTFGYEGQKPLFKNLDFGIDMDSRICIVGPNGVGKSTLLLLLTGKLTPTRGEMRKNHRLKIGFFNQQYAEQLRMEETPTEYLQRGFNLPYQDARKCLGRFGLESHAHTIQICKLSGGQKARVVFAELACREPDVLILDEPTNNLDIESIDALGEAINEYKGAVIVVSHDARLITETNCQLWVVEEQSVSQIDGDFEDYKREVLEALGEVMVSRPRE, from the exons ATGCCGAAGGGGCCCAAGCAGCAGCCGCCGGAGCCCGAGTGGATCGGGGACGGAGAGACCACGAGCCCCACAG ACAAAGTggtgaagaaagggaagaaggacaaGAAGACCAAAAAGACG TTCTTCGAGGAGCTGGCAGTAGAAGACAAACAGGCTGGGGAAGAAGAGAAAGTGCTCAAGGAGAaggagcagcaacagcagcagcagcagcagcag CAGCAGCAAAAAAAGAAGCGAGACACCCGAAAAGGGAGGCGGAAAAAGGATGTGGATGATGATGGAGAGGAGAAGGAGCTCATGGAGCGTCTTAAGAAGCTGTCAGTACCAGCCAGCGATGAGGAGGACGAGG TACCTGCCCCAGTACCCCGAGGAGGGAAGAAAACCAAG GGTGGTAATGTTTTTGCGGCCCTGATTCAGGATCAGAGTGaagatgaggaggaagaggaggaaaaacatCCTCCTAAGCCGGCCAAGCCAGAGAAGAATCGGATCAATAAG GCTGTATCTCAGGAACAACAGCCAGGGTTGAAGGGCAAAAAGACAAAGGAGGAGAAGTCAAAGGGGAAGGCCAAG CCTCAAAATAAATTTGCTGCTCTGGAgagtgaagaggaggaggaggatgaagaggaagtaacaaaagaaaaggaaCCGCCCaagcaagggaaggagaaggcCAAGAAGGCAGAGCAG ggctcagaggaaggagaagaggaggaggaagaaggggagtCCAAAGCTGATGACCCCTATGCTCACCTTagcaagaaggagaagaagaaactcAAGAAACAA atGGAGTATGAGCGCCAGGTGGCTTCGTTAAAAGCAGCCAATGCTGCTGAAAATGACTTCTCTGTGTCACAAGCAGAGGTGTCTTCCCGCCAGGCCATGCTAGAAAATGCCTCTGACATCAAG CTGGAGAAGTTCAGCATCTCGGCCCACGGCAAGGAGCTGTTCGTCAATGCAGACCTGTACATCGTCGCCGGCCGCCGCTACGGGCTGGTGGGACCCAATGG CAAGGGCAAGACCACTCTCCTCAAGCACATCGCCAACCGAGCCCTGAGCATCCCTCCCAACATCGACGTGCTGCTGTGCGAGCAGG AGGTGGTAGCTGACGAGACGCCAGCCGTGCAGGCTGTCCTTCGAGCGGACACCAAGCGCTTGAAGCTGCTGGAAGAGGAGCGGCGGCTTCAGGGACAGCTGGAGCAGGGCGACGACACGGCTGCTGAGAGGCTCGAGAAG gtGTACGAGGAATTGCGGGCCACCGGGGCGGCAGCTGCAGAGGCCAAAGCCCGCCGGATCCTGGCTGGCCTGGGCTTTGACCCTGAGATGCAAAATCGACCCACACAGAAGTTCTCGGGGGGCTGGCGCATGCGTGTCTCCTTGGCCAG GGCACTGTTCATGGAGCCCACGCTGCTGATGTTGGACGAGCCCACCAACCACCTGGACCTCAACGCTGTCATCTGGCTCAACAA CTACCTCCAGGGCTGGCGGAAGACGCTGCTCATCGTCTCCCACGACCAGGGCTTCCTGGATGACGTGTGTACTGACATCATCCATCTTGACGCCCAGCGGCTTCACTACTACAGGGGCAATTACA TGACCTTCAAGAAGATGTACCAGCAAAAGCAGAAGGAACTGCTGAAGCAATATGAGAAGCAGGAGAAAAAGCTGAAGGAGCTAAAGGCGGGTGGCAAGTCCACTAAGCAGGCG GAGAAGCAAACCAAGGAAGCCTTGACTCGAAAGCAGCAGAAGTGCCGGCGGAAAAACCAGGATGAGGAGTCGCAGGAGGCCCCCGAGCTGCTGAAGCGCCCCAAGGAGTACACCGTGCGCTTCACGTTCCCCGACCCGCCGCCGCTCAGCCCTCCGGTGCTGGGCCTGCACG GTGTGACCTTTGGCTATGAGGGGCAGAAACCACTCTTTAAGAATCTGGATTTTGGCATTGACATGGACTCAAGGA TCTGCATCGTGGGCCCTAACGGCGTGGGGAAGagcaccctgctgctgctgctgacaggCAAGCTGACGCCG ACTCGGGGTGAAATGAGGAAGAACCACCGGCTG AAAATTGGCTTCTTCAACCAGCAGTATGCAGAGCAGCTGCGCATGGAGGAGACGCCCACCGAGTACCTGCAGCGGGGCTTCAACCTGCCCTACCAGGATGCGCGAAAGTGTCTGGGCCGCTTCGGCCTGGAGAGCCACGCCCACACCATCCAGATCTGCAAGCTCTCTG GTGGACAGAAAGCCCGAGTTGTGTTTGCAGAGCTGGCCTGTCGGGAGCCCGATGTCCTCATCTTG GACGAGCCCACCAATAACCTGGACATCGAGTCTATCGACGCTCTAGGGGAGGCCATCAACGAATACAAGGGTG CTGTGATCGTCGTCAGCCACGATGCCCGACTCATCACAGAAACCAACTGCCAGCTGTGGGTGGTGGAGGAGCAGAGTGTTAGCCAGATTGACGGTGACTTCGAAGACTACAAGCGGGAGGTGTTGGAGGCCCTGGGAGAAGTCATGGTCAGCCGGCCCCGAGAGTGA
- the ABCF1 gene encoding ATP-binding cassette sub-family F member 1 isoform X1 → MPKGPKQQPPEPEWIGDGETTSPTDKVVKKGKKDKKTKKTFFEELAVEDKQAGEEEKVLKEKEQQQQQQQQQVQQQKKKRDTRKGRRKKDVDDDGEEKELMERLKKLSVPASDEEDEVPAPVPRGGKKTKGGNVFAALIQDQSEDEEEEEEKHPPKPAKPEKNRINKAVSQEQQPGLKGKKTKEEKSKGKAKPQNKFAALESEEEEEDEEEVTKEKEPPKQGKEKAKKAEQGSEEGEEEEEEGESKADDPYAHLSKKEKKKLKKQMEYERQVASLKAANAAENDFSVSQAEVSSRQAMLENASDIKLEKFSISAHGKELFVNADLYIVAGRRYGLVGPNGKGKTTLLKHIANRALSIPPNIDVLLCEQEVVADETPAVQAVLRADTKRLKLLEEERRLQGQLEQGDDTAAERLEKVYEELRATGAAAAEAKARRILAGLGFDPEMQNRPTQKFSGGWRMRVSLARALFMEPTLLMLDEPTNHLDLNAVIWLNNYLQGWRKTLLIVSHDQGFLDDVCTDIIHLDAQRLHYYRGNYMTFKKMYQQKQKELLKQYEKQEKKLKELKAGGKSTKQAEKQTKEALTRKQQKCRRKNQDEESQEAPELLKRPKEYTVRFTFPDPPPLSPPVLGLHGVTFGYEGQKPLFKNLDFGIDMDSRICIVGPNGVGKSTLLLLLTGKLTPTRGEMRKNHRLKIGFFNQQYAEQLRMEETPTEYLQRGFNLPYQDARKCLGRFGLESHAHTIQICKLSGGQKARVVFAELACREPDVLILDEPTNNLDIESIDALGEAINEYKGAVIVVSHDARLITETNCQLWVVEEQSVSQIDGDFEDYKREVLEALGEVMVSRPRE, encoded by the exons ATGCCGAAGGGGCCCAAGCAGCAGCCGCCGGAGCCCGAGTGGATCGGGGACGGAGAGACCACGAGCCCCACAG ACAAAGTggtgaagaaagggaagaaggacaaGAAGACCAAAAAGACG TTCTTCGAGGAGCTGGCAGTAGAAGACAAACAGGCTGGGGAAGAAGAGAAAGTGCTCAAGGAGAaggagcagcaacagcagcagcagcagcagcaggtacag CAGCAAAAAAAGAAGCGAGACACCCGAAAAGGGAGGCGGAAAAAGGATGTGGATGATGATGGAGAGGAGAAGGAGCTCATGGAGCGTCTTAAGAAGCTGTCAGTACCAGCCAGCGATGAGGAGGACGAGG TACCTGCCCCAGTACCCCGAGGAGGGAAGAAAACCAAG GGTGGTAATGTTTTTGCGGCCCTGATTCAGGATCAGAGTGaagatgaggaggaagaggaggaaaaacatCCTCCTAAGCCGGCCAAGCCAGAGAAGAATCGGATCAATAAG GCTGTATCTCAGGAACAACAGCCAGGGTTGAAGGGCAAAAAGACAAAGGAGGAGAAGTCAAAGGGGAAGGCCAAG CCTCAAAATAAATTTGCTGCTCTGGAgagtgaagaggaggaggaggatgaagaggaagtaacaaaagaaaaggaaCCGCCCaagcaagggaaggagaaggcCAAGAAGGCAGAGCAG ggctcagaggaaggagaagaggaggaggaagaaggggagtCCAAAGCTGATGACCCCTATGCTCACCTTagcaagaaggagaagaagaaactcAAGAAACAA atGGAGTATGAGCGCCAGGTGGCTTCGTTAAAAGCAGCCAATGCTGCTGAAAATGACTTCTCTGTGTCACAAGCAGAGGTGTCTTCCCGCCAGGCCATGCTAGAAAATGCCTCTGACATCAAG CTGGAGAAGTTCAGCATCTCGGCCCACGGCAAGGAGCTGTTCGTCAATGCAGACCTGTACATCGTCGCCGGCCGCCGCTACGGGCTGGTGGGACCCAATGG CAAGGGCAAGACCACTCTCCTCAAGCACATCGCCAACCGAGCCCTGAGCATCCCTCCCAACATCGACGTGCTGCTGTGCGAGCAGG AGGTGGTAGCTGACGAGACGCCAGCCGTGCAGGCTGTCCTTCGAGCGGACACCAAGCGCTTGAAGCTGCTGGAAGAGGAGCGGCGGCTTCAGGGACAGCTGGAGCAGGGCGACGACACGGCTGCTGAGAGGCTCGAGAAG gtGTACGAGGAATTGCGGGCCACCGGGGCGGCAGCTGCAGAGGCCAAAGCCCGCCGGATCCTGGCTGGCCTGGGCTTTGACCCTGAGATGCAAAATCGACCCACACAGAAGTTCTCGGGGGGCTGGCGCATGCGTGTCTCCTTGGCCAG GGCACTGTTCATGGAGCCCACGCTGCTGATGTTGGACGAGCCCACCAACCACCTGGACCTCAACGCTGTCATCTGGCTCAACAA CTACCTCCAGGGCTGGCGGAAGACGCTGCTCATCGTCTCCCACGACCAGGGCTTCCTGGATGACGTGTGTACTGACATCATCCATCTTGACGCCCAGCGGCTTCACTACTACAGGGGCAATTACA TGACCTTCAAGAAGATGTACCAGCAAAAGCAGAAGGAACTGCTGAAGCAATATGAGAAGCAGGAGAAAAAGCTGAAGGAGCTAAAGGCGGGTGGCAAGTCCACTAAGCAGGCG GAGAAGCAAACCAAGGAAGCCTTGACTCGAAAGCAGCAGAAGTGCCGGCGGAAAAACCAGGATGAGGAGTCGCAGGAGGCCCCCGAGCTGCTGAAGCGCCCCAAGGAGTACACCGTGCGCTTCACGTTCCCCGACCCGCCGCCGCTCAGCCCTCCGGTGCTGGGCCTGCACG GTGTGACCTTTGGCTATGAGGGGCAGAAACCACTCTTTAAGAATCTGGATTTTGGCATTGACATGGACTCAAGGA TCTGCATCGTGGGCCCTAACGGCGTGGGGAAGagcaccctgctgctgctgctgacaggCAAGCTGACGCCG ACTCGGGGTGAAATGAGGAAGAACCACCGGCTG AAAATTGGCTTCTTCAACCAGCAGTATGCAGAGCAGCTGCGCATGGAGGAGACGCCCACCGAGTACCTGCAGCGGGGCTTCAACCTGCCCTACCAGGATGCGCGAAAGTGTCTGGGCCGCTTCGGCCTGGAGAGCCACGCCCACACCATCCAGATCTGCAAGCTCTCTG GTGGACAGAAAGCCCGAGTTGTGTTTGCAGAGCTGGCCTGTCGGGAGCCCGATGTCCTCATCTTG GACGAGCCCACCAATAACCTGGACATCGAGTCTATCGACGCTCTAGGGGAGGCCATCAACGAATACAAGGGTG CTGTGATCGTCGTCAGCCACGATGCCCGACTCATCACAGAAACCAACTGCCAGCTGTGGGTGGTGGAGGAGCAGAGTGTTAGCCAGATTGACGGTGACTTCGAAGACTACAAGCGGGAGGTGTTGGAGGCCCTGGGAGAAGTCATGGTCAGCCGGCCCCGAGAGTGA
- the ABCF1 gene encoding ATP-binding cassette sub-family F member 1 isoform X3, whose product MPKGPKQQPPEPEWIGDGETTSPTDKVVKKGKKDKKTKKTFFEELAVEDKQAGEEEKVLKEKEQQQQQQQQQQQKKKRDTRKGRRKKDVDDDGEEKELMERLKKLSVPASDEEDEVPAPVPRGGKKTKGGNVFAALIQDQSEDEEEEEEKHPPKPAKPEKNRINKAVSQEQQPGLKGKKTKEEKSKGKAKPQNKFAALESEEEEEDEEEVTKEKEPPKQGKEKAKKAEQGSEEGEEEEEEGESKADDPYAHLSKKEKKKLKKQMEYERQVASLKAANAAENDFSVSQAEVSSRQAMLENASDIKLEKFSISAHGKELFVNADLYIVAGRRYGLVGPNGKGKTTLLKHIANRALSIPPNIDVLLCEQEVVADETPAVQAVLRADTKRLKLLEEERRLQGQLEQGDDTAAERLEKVYEELRATGAAAAEAKARRILAGLGFDPEMQNRPTQKFSGGWRMRVSLARALFMEPTLLMLDEPTNHLDLNAVIWLNNYLQGWRKTLLIVSHDQGFLDDVCTDIIHLDAQRLHYYRGNYMTFKKMYQQKQKELLKQYEKQEKKLKELKAGGKSTKQAEKQTKEALTRKQQKCRRKNQDEESQEAPELLKRPKEYTVRFTFPDPPPLSPPVLGLHGVTFGYEGQKPLFKNLDFGIDMDSRICIVGPNGVGKSTLLLLLTGKLTPTRGEMRKNHRLKIGFFNQQYAEQLRMEETPTEYLQRGFNLPYQDARKCLGRFGLESHAHTIQICKLSGGQKARVVFAELACREPDVLILDEPTNNLDIESIDALGEAINEYKGAVIVVSHDARLITETNCQLWVVEEQSVSQIDGDFEDYKREVLEALGEVMVSRPRE is encoded by the exons ATGCCGAAGGGGCCCAAGCAGCAGCCGCCGGAGCCCGAGTGGATCGGGGACGGAGAGACCACGAGCCCCACAG ACAAAGTggtgaagaaagggaagaaggacaaGAAGACCAAAAAGACG TTCTTCGAGGAGCTGGCAGTAGAAGACAAACAGGCTGGGGAAGAAGAGAAAGTGCTCAAGGAGAaggagcagcaacagcagcagcagcagcagcag CAGCAAAAAAAGAAGCGAGACACCCGAAAAGGGAGGCGGAAAAAGGATGTGGATGATGATGGAGAGGAGAAGGAGCTCATGGAGCGTCTTAAGAAGCTGTCAGTACCAGCCAGCGATGAGGAGGACGAGG TACCTGCCCCAGTACCCCGAGGAGGGAAGAAAACCAAG GGTGGTAATGTTTTTGCGGCCCTGATTCAGGATCAGAGTGaagatgaggaggaagaggaggaaaaacatCCTCCTAAGCCGGCCAAGCCAGAGAAGAATCGGATCAATAAG GCTGTATCTCAGGAACAACAGCCAGGGTTGAAGGGCAAAAAGACAAAGGAGGAGAAGTCAAAGGGGAAGGCCAAG CCTCAAAATAAATTTGCTGCTCTGGAgagtgaagaggaggaggaggatgaagaggaagtaacaaaagaaaaggaaCCGCCCaagcaagggaaggagaaggcCAAGAAGGCAGAGCAG ggctcagaggaaggagaagaggaggaggaagaaggggagtCCAAAGCTGATGACCCCTATGCTCACCTTagcaagaaggagaagaagaaactcAAGAAACAA atGGAGTATGAGCGCCAGGTGGCTTCGTTAAAAGCAGCCAATGCTGCTGAAAATGACTTCTCTGTGTCACAAGCAGAGGTGTCTTCCCGCCAGGCCATGCTAGAAAATGCCTCTGACATCAAG CTGGAGAAGTTCAGCATCTCGGCCCACGGCAAGGAGCTGTTCGTCAATGCAGACCTGTACATCGTCGCCGGCCGCCGCTACGGGCTGGTGGGACCCAATGG CAAGGGCAAGACCACTCTCCTCAAGCACATCGCCAACCGAGCCCTGAGCATCCCTCCCAACATCGACGTGCTGCTGTGCGAGCAGG AGGTGGTAGCTGACGAGACGCCAGCCGTGCAGGCTGTCCTTCGAGCGGACACCAAGCGCTTGAAGCTGCTGGAAGAGGAGCGGCGGCTTCAGGGACAGCTGGAGCAGGGCGACGACACGGCTGCTGAGAGGCTCGAGAAG gtGTACGAGGAATTGCGGGCCACCGGGGCGGCAGCTGCAGAGGCCAAAGCCCGCCGGATCCTGGCTGGCCTGGGCTTTGACCCTGAGATGCAAAATCGACCCACACAGAAGTTCTCGGGGGGCTGGCGCATGCGTGTCTCCTTGGCCAG GGCACTGTTCATGGAGCCCACGCTGCTGATGTTGGACGAGCCCACCAACCACCTGGACCTCAACGCTGTCATCTGGCTCAACAA CTACCTCCAGGGCTGGCGGAAGACGCTGCTCATCGTCTCCCACGACCAGGGCTTCCTGGATGACGTGTGTACTGACATCATCCATCTTGACGCCCAGCGGCTTCACTACTACAGGGGCAATTACA TGACCTTCAAGAAGATGTACCAGCAAAAGCAGAAGGAACTGCTGAAGCAATATGAGAAGCAGGAGAAAAAGCTGAAGGAGCTAAAGGCGGGTGGCAAGTCCACTAAGCAGGCG GAGAAGCAAACCAAGGAAGCCTTGACTCGAAAGCAGCAGAAGTGCCGGCGGAAAAACCAGGATGAGGAGTCGCAGGAGGCCCCCGAGCTGCTGAAGCGCCCCAAGGAGTACACCGTGCGCTTCACGTTCCCCGACCCGCCGCCGCTCAGCCCTCCGGTGCTGGGCCTGCACG GTGTGACCTTTGGCTATGAGGGGCAGAAACCACTCTTTAAGAATCTGGATTTTGGCATTGACATGGACTCAAGGA TCTGCATCGTGGGCCCTAACGGCGTGGGGAAGagcaccctgctgctgctgctgacaggCAAGCTGACGCCG ACTCGGGGTGAAATGAGGAAGAACCACCGGCTG AAAATTGGCTTCTTCAACCAGCAGTATGCAGAGCAGCTGCGCATGGAGGAGACGCCCACCGAGTACCTGCAGCGGGGCTTCAACCTGCCCTACCAGGATGCGCGAAAGTGTCTGGGCCGCTTCGGCCTGGAGAGCCACGCCCACACCATCCAGATCTGCAAGCTCTCTG GTGGACAGAAAGCCCGAGTTGTGTTTGCAGAGCTGGCCTGTCGGGAGCCCGATGTCCTCATCTTG GACGAGCCCACCAATAACCTGGACATCGAGTCTATCGACGCTCTAGGGGAGGCCATCAACGAATACAAGGGTG CTGTGATCGTCGTCAGCCACGATGCCCGACTCATCACAGAAACCAACTGCCAGCTGTGGGTGGTGGAGGAGCAGAGTGTTAGCCAGATTGACGGTGACTTCGAAGACTACAAGCGGGAGGTGTTGGAGGCCCTGGGAGAAGTCATGGTCAGCCGGCCCCGAGAGTGA
- the PRR3 gene encoding proline-rich protein 3 isoform X2, which translates to MPKRKKQNQQQQLQQQPPLPERDETGDEEDGSPIGPPSLLGPPPMANGKPGDPKSAFHRGPPGSRGPMIPPLLSLPPPPRGRGPIRGGLGPRSGPYGRGWWGVNAEPPFPGPGHGGPSRGGFHKEQRNPRRLKSWSLIKNTCPPKDGPQVMEDKSDRPVCRHFAKKGHCRYEDLCAFYHPGVNGPPL; encoded by the exons ATGCCGAAACGAAAGAAGCagaatcagcagcagcagctgcagcagcagcccccACTGCCAGAGCGGGATGAGACTGGAGACGAGGAGGATGGGAGCCCCATCG GACCACCCAGCCTTCTGGGCCCTCCCCCCATGGCCAATGGAAAGCCTGGTGACCCCAAGTCAG CTTTTCACAGAGGTCCTCCGGGATCAAGGGGACCAATGATCCCACCACTGCTgagtctcccacctcctccccggGGCAGAGGCCCAATTCGGGGAGGCCTAGGCCCCAGGTCTGGCCCATATGGTCGTGGTTGGTGGGGGGTCAATGCCGAGCCTCCTTTTCCTGGACCAGGCCACGGGGGTCCCTCCAGGGGAGGCTTTCACAAAGAACAGAGAAATCCTCGAAGGCTCAAAAGCTGGTCTCTTATCAAGAATACCTGCCCACCCAAGGATGGACCCCAGGTTATGGAAG ACAAATCTGACCGCCCCGTCTGCCGACACTTCGCCAAAAAGGGCCACTGTCGATACGAGGACCTCTGTGCCTTCTACCACCCGGGCGTCAACGGGCCTCCGCTGTGA
- the PRR3 gene encoding proline-rich protein 3 isoform X3, protein MPKRKKQNQQQQLQQQPPLPERDETGDEEDGSPIAFHRGPPGSRGPMIPPLLSLPPPPRGRGPIRGGLGPRSGPYGRGWWGVNAEPPFPGPGHGGPSRGGFHKEQRNPRRLKSWSLIKNTCPPKDGPQVMEDKSDRPVCRHFAKKGHCRYEDLCAFYHPGVNGPPL, encoded by the exons ATGCCGAAACGAAAGAAGCagaatcagcagcagcagctgcagcagcagcccccACTGCCAGAGCGGGATGAGACTGGAGACGAGGAGGATGGGAGCCCCATCG CTTTTCACAGAGGTCCTCCGGGATCAAGGGGACCAATGATCCCACCACTGCTgagtctcccacctcctccccggGGCAGAGGCCCAATTCGGGGAGGCCTAGGCCCCAGGTCTGGCCCATATGGTCGTGGTTGGTGGGGGGTCAATGCCGAGCCTCCTTTTCCTGGACCAGGCCACGGGGGTCCCTCCAGGGGAGGCTTTCACAAAGAACAGAGAAATCCTCGAAGGCTCAAAAGCTGGTCTCTTATCAAGAATACCTGCCCACCCAAGGATGGACCCCAGGTTATGGAAG ACAAATCTGACCGCCCCGTCTGCCGACACTTCGCCAAAAAGGGCCACTGTCGATACGAGGACCTCTGTGCCTTCTACCACCCGGGCGTCAACGGGCCTCCGCTGTGA
- the PRR3 gene encoding proline-rich protein 3 isoform X1, translating into MPKRKKQNQQQQLQQQPPLPERDETGDEEDGSPIGEEPWRGPPSLLGPPPMANGKPGDPKSAFHRGPPGSRGPMIPPLLSLPPPPRGRGPIRGGLGPRSGPYGRGWWGVNAEPPFPGPGHGGPSRGGFHKEQRNPRRLKSWSLIKNTCPPKDGPQVMEDKSDRPVCRHFAKKGHCRYEDLCAFYHPGVNGPPL; encoded by the exons ATGCCGAAACGAAAGAAGCagaatcagcagcagcagctgcagcagcagcccccACTGCCAGAGCGGGATGAGACTGGAGACGAGGAGGATGGGAGCCCCATCGGTGAGGAGCCCTGGAGGG GACCACCCAGCCTTCTGGGCCCTCCCCCCATGGCCAATGGAAAGCCTGGTGACCCCAAGTCAG CTTTTCACAGAGGTCCTCCGGGATCAAGGGGACCAATGATCCCACCACTGCTgagtctcccacctcctccccggGGCAGAGGCCCAATTCGGGGAGGCCTAGGCCCCAGGTCTGGCCCATATGGTCGTGGTTGGTGGGGGGTCAATGCCGAGCCTCCTTTTCCTGGACCAGGCCACGGGGGTCCCTCCAGGGGAGGCTTTCACAAAGAACAGAGAAATCCTCGAAGGCTCAAAAGCTGGTCTCTTATCAAGAATACCTGCCCACCCAAGGATGGACCCCAGGTTATGGAAG ACAAATCTGACCGCCCCGTCTGCCGACACTTCGCCAAAAAGGGCCACTGTCGATACGAGGACCTCTGTGCCTTCTACCACCCGGGCGTCAACGGGCCTCCGCTGTGA